Proteins encoded by one window of Streptomyces sp. NBC_01571:
- a CDS encoding ATP-binding protein, protein MTLSSRAAEAPAQAETPRAQAEPYGAPAASPPDRPGATELRLAAFAAHRRARFPLGPFTLFTGPSGSGKSAVLRAYEALARLGGGAELGEVFPDPVACVPERARPDAERRRGFRIGCTVDGPQGPVRLDVAVQAEPELRIVGERLSAGGLTLLETALRDPGRPVVQAAWHTAGSSAVTRGPLPDDRLGTALLPLRLAGRTDGERQVLAAAEQMVVALRSVYACDPSPRRMRAATPLGAGRLLRGCDNLADVLWRTRSECGHRYAHLVAAVRAGCTGPVADVLAEPLGDGTVRALLDRGDGVRTHLGLLGDGELRYLALALVLLTGPGVLEVDPVGEVPAALQTLTVLADGIDRGLDVRQAGELVRLAARMCERGHIRLVGAVSDAVRVCGADGLDGVEGVTVVDLTP, encoded by the coding sequence ATGACCCTGTCATCCCGGGCGGCCGAGGCCCCCGCCCAGGCCGAGACGCCCCGCGCCCAGGCCGAGCCGTACGGCGCCCCCGCGGCGTCGCCCCCCGACCGGCCCGGAGCCACCGAGCTGCGCCTCGCGGCCTTCGCGGCGCACCGGCGCGCCCGGTTCCCGCTCGGACCGTTCACCCTCTTCACGGGGCCCAGCGGCAGCGGCAAGTCCGCCGTCCTGCGCGCGTACGAGGCACTGGCGCGGCTCGGCGGCGGCGCCGAACTGGGCGAGGTGTTCCCCGATCCGGTCGCCTGCGTGCCCGAGCGGGCCCGTCCCGACGCCGAGCGGCGCCGCGGCTTCCGTATCGGCTGCACGGTCGACGGCCCGCAAGGACCCGTACGGCTCGACGTCGCCGTACAGGCCGAGCCCGAACTGCGCATCGTCGGCGAACGGCTCTCCGCCGGCGGGCTGACCCTGCTGGAGACGGCGCTGCGGGACCCGGGGCGCCCCGTGGTCCAGGCGGCCTGGCACACCGCCGGCTCGTCCGCGGTCACCCGGGGCCCGCTCCCCGACGACCGCCTCGGCACCGCCCTGCTGCCGCTGCGCCTCGCCGGCCGGACGGACGGCGAGCGTCAAGTCCTCGCCGCCGCCGAGCAGATGGTCGTCGCCCTGCGGTCCGTGTACGCCTGCGACCCGAGCCCCCGACGGATGCGGGCCGCCACCCCGCTCGGCGCGGGCCGCCTGCTCCGGGGCTGCGACAACCTCGCCGACGTGCTGTGGCGGACCCGCTCGGAGTGCGGCCACCGGTACGCGCATCTGGTCGCGGCGGTCCGGGCCGGATGCACGGGCCCCGTCGCGGACGTCCTGGCCGAGCCGCTCGGTGACGGTACGGTCCGCGCGCTCCTCGACCGCGGTGACGGCGTCCGTACGCACCTCGGGCTGCTCGGGGACGGCGAGTTGAGGTATCTGGCGCTGGCCCTGGTGCTGCTCACCGGACCCGGGGTGCTGGAGGTCGACCCGGTGGGGGAGGTCCCGGCCGCGCTCCAGACGCTGACGGTACTGGCCGACGGTATCGACCGCGGGCTGGACGTCCGGCAGGCCGGTGAACTGGTCCGGCTGGCGGCGCGGATGTGCGAGCGGGGGCACATCCGGCTGGTGGGTGCGGTGAGCGATGCCGTACGGGTGTGCGGAGCCGATGGGCTGGACGGGGTGGAGGGCGTCACGGTGGTAGACCTGACGCCGTGA
- a CDS encoding nucleotide pyrophosphohydrolase, with translation MLQCRLAAFAAARHWQRYHTPKNLVAALSVEASELVEIFQWLTPEESARVMENADTAHRVTDEVADVLAYLLQLCEVLGIDALAALDAKIDRNERRFPAPEGP, from the coding sequence ATGCTCCAGTGCCGGCTGGCGGCGTTCGCGGCCGCACGGCACTGGCAGCGGTACCACACCCCGAAGAACCTGGTCGCCGCGCTGAGCGTGGAGGCGTCCGAACTTGTCGAGATCTTCCAGTGGTTGACCCCCGAGGAGTCGGCGCGGGTCATGGAGAACGCGGACACCGCGCACCGCGTCACGGACGAGGTGGCGGACGTCCTGGCCTACCTCCTGCAGCTGTGCGAGGTGCTCGGCATCGACGCGCTGGCGGCGCTCGACGCGAAGATCGACCGGAACGAGCGGAGGTTTCCGGCGCCCGAGGGGCCGTAG
- a CDS encoding DUF6099 family protein has protein sequence MDAVRLIVAGRRALAGSGDTDEVVAEAWQAQALAQAIGSRFAVSGPPELRGEALGLTELAGRGCGVLDAAPRDIADLRAARLTELGDAREALLCLGGLLAEVGIALVGVACAADEQGTYWQCMEAIDAADESRDRVLEMLRRLADRDQGVVERGWATG, from the coding sequence ATGGACGCGGTGCGGCTCATCGTGGCGGGCAGACGTGCCTTGGCCGGGAGCGGGGACACGGACGAGGTGGTGGCGGAGGCGTGGCAGGCGCAGGCCCTCGCCCAGGCCATAGGCAGTCGCTTCGCGGTCTCGGGGCCACCCGAACTGCGGGGCGAGGCCCTCGGGCTGACCGAGCTGGCGGGGCGGGGGTGCGGTGTCCTCGACGCGGCGCCGCGCGACATAGCCGATCTGCGTGCCGCCCGGCTCACGGAGTTGGGTGACGCACGCGAGGCGCTTCTGTGTCTCGGGGGGCTTCTCGCCGAGGTCGGCATCGCCCTCGTGGGTGTCGCCTGCGCGGCGGACGAACAGGGGACGTACTGGCAGTGCATGGAGGCGATCGACGCGGCGGACGAGTCCCGGGACCGGGTCCTGGAGATGCTGAGGCGGCTGGCCGACCGGGATCAGGGGGTGGTGGAGCGGGGGTGGGCGACGGGGTAG
- a CDS encoding LLM class F420-dependent oxidoreductase, with translation MDLRVFTEPQQGATYETLLRVAKAAEDLHYGAFFRSDHYLHMGSADGLPGPTDAWITLAGLARETDRIRLGTLMTAGTFRLPGVLAIQVAQVDQMSGGRVELGLGSGWYEAEHEAYGIPFPKEKFGRLEEQLAVVTGLWNTPVGERFTYEGKFYQLKDSPALPKPAQSRVPVLIGGHGAKRTPALAARYADEFNIPFASLADTEQQFQRVRAAAEQAGRKGDDLVYSNALVACVGRTDLEVKRRADAIGRDVEELKANGLAGSPAEVVERIAQFQGVGSQRMYLQMLDLDDLDHLELIASAVMPQLG, from the coding sequence ATGGATCTTCGAGTCTTCACAGAACCGCAGCAAGGGGCGACCTACGAGACGCTGCTCCGCGTCGCCAAGGCCGCCGAAGACCTCCACTACGGAGCCTTCTTCCGCTCCGACCACTACCTGCACATGGGGTCCGCGGACGGCCTTCCCGGTCCGACCGACGCGTGGATCACGCTGGCCGGCCTCGCGCGCGAGACGGACCGGATCCGCCTGGGCACCCTTATGACGGCCGGCACCTTCCGCCTCCCGGGCGTCCTTGCCATCCAGGTGGCACAGGTCGACCAGATGTCGGGCGGGCGGGTGGAACTCGGGCTCGGCTCCGGCTGGTACGAGGCCGAGCACGAGGCGTACGGGATTCCGTTCCCCAAGGAGAAGTTCGGCCGGCTGGAGGAACAACTCGCCGTCGTCACGGGCCTGTGGAACACGCCGGTCGGTGAACGGTTCACCTACGAGGGGAAGTTCTACCAGCTCAAGGACTCCCCCGCGCTGCCGAAGCCCGCGCAGTCGAGGGTGCCGGTGCTGATCGGTGGTCACGGGGCCAAGCGGACGCCGGCACTGGCGGCGCGGTACGCCGACGAGTTCAACATCCCCTTCGCCTCCCTCGCGGACACCGAGCAGCAGTTCCAGCGAGTACGGGCGGCGGCCGAGCAGGCCGGGCGCAAGGGGGACGACCTGGTGTACTCCAACGCGCTCGTCGCCTGTGTCGGCAGGACCGACCTGGAGGTGAAGCGTCGGGCGGACGCCATTGGACGTGACGTCGAGGAGCTGAAGGCGAACGGGCTCGCGGGTTCGCCCGCGGAGGTCGTCGAGAGGATCGCCCAGTTCCAGGGCGTCGGTTCACAGCGGATGTATCTCCAGATGCTCGACCTCGACGACCTGGACCACCTGGAGCTGATCGCGTCCGCGGTGATGCCGCAGCTCGGCTGA